A window of Cellulomonas wangleii genomic DNA:
GCCGTCGTGCGCCTGGGCGCGGTTACGCGCCCGGTGCTGGTGACGTGGGTGCTGGCGCCGTGGACCGACGGCATCGCGCTCGAGGCCGAGGGCGCGGCACGCGCCTCGTGACCCCGGGTGGGCGGACCGGGCGGTCGTGCGGGCGGCCCGTGCCGGGCGGGTGGGTCAGGCCGGGGCCGGACCGGTGCTGCCGCGCACGACCAGCTCGACGGGCACCACCACCGTGGTCGGCGCGGGCTCGGGGCCGTCGCCGCGGGCGTGCGCCAGGGCGTCGATGAGCGCCTGCGCCGCCAGCCGGCCCTTCGCGTCGAAGTCCTGCCGCAGGGTCGTCAGCGCCGGCCGGACGGTCTGGGCGAGGAACGAGTCGTCGAACCCCACGACGGACAGGTCGCGCGGGACCGTCAGTCCCGCCTGCTGCGCGGCGCGCACCAGCGTGGCGCCCATGAGGTCGGAGAAGCAGACGACACCCGTGGGGCGCTGCGGGTCGGCCAGCAGCAGCTCGACGCCGGCGGCGGTGTCCGTGGCCCGGTTGTCCGGCACCTCGAGGACCCGACCGGTCAGCCCTGCGTCCGCCAGCGCCGCCAGGGCGCCCGCCGTCCGCTTGCGCGCCACCTGGGTCGGGTTGTCCGCGGACGGGTCGGCGCGCCACGCGGGGGCGGTGAGGCCCGAGTTCATCGTCAGCACCGCGATGTCGCGGTGCCCCAGGCCCACCAGGTGCTCGACCGCCGCCCGGCCGCCGCCGACGTCGTCCAGCACGATGCCCGTGCTCCCCGCCAGCGGCTCCTGGTCCACGAACACCAGGGGCAGCCGGCGCCGGGCCAGCCAGCCGACGGCCTCGGTGTCACCGGCGCACGCGTAGACCACCGCGGCGTCGATCGGCAGGTCGCGCGCGTGCAGGTGGCCACCGACGCCCGCCGCGGGGATGAGCGAGACGGACAGGCCGGTCGGCGCGAGCTCCTCGGCCAGCGCCCCGAAGAACGCGGCCGCCGCAGGGTCCCGGAACGCCTCGCCCAGGGAGTCGGTCATCACCGCGCCCACCGCGCCGGTGGACCGCCGCGCCAGCGCCCGCGCGGTCGGGTCCGGGCCGGCGTACCCGAGCTCGGCCGCCGCGGCGAGGATCCGCTCGCGCAGCGTGGCCGAGAGCTGGTCGGGGCGGGAGAACGCGTTGGACACGGTCATGCGGCTGACGCCGACCACGTCGGCGACGGTCTGCAGCGTCACGCGGCCCATGTCGTCCCCGCCCTCGGTCCCCGCGTCACGGGGACCAGCGTAGGCCGCGGCGCCCGGGCGGGCCGTCATGCCACGGGCCGGCCGAGCCGCTCGGGGGCCGGGGTCAGCGCATCGGCCAGCCGGTGCAGCAGGCTCGCCGCCGCGAGCCGGGCGCGCGCCGTGCGCGACGGGCGCGTGCGCCGGCGTCGCGCACGACGCTCGGCGCGCAGGTCCCCGGGGCGCAGGGGGACCAGGGGGGCGTCCGCGTGGGCGCTGGTCGCGCGGATCTGGGTCGCGCGGACGCCGAAGCCGGTGCCGAAGAGGCTCATGTCGTGCTCCCATCGCTTCTGTACCGATCAAGTTGGCGAGTTCGACGCTACGCCGCCTCACTTGACCGGTCAAGAGGATGCGCGTGGCGCATCGCGCGGTTGTCCCGGGCGCGCGGCGGCGGGACGATCGAGACGTCGAGGAGGACACCCATGACCGAGCACGTGGTGGCGGGGTACGACGGCTCACCCGAGGCGGTGGCCGCGGTCCGGTGGGCGGCAGGCTCTGCCCAGCGTCTGGGGCTGCCCCTGCAGGTGGTGCACGTGTGGGGCCTGGCCGGCCAGCTGGACACCCCGCCGACGCGCGCCGCGTCCGCGTACGTGCGCGACGGTGCGCGCGAGGTCGCGGAGGAGGGCGCCCAGGTCGCGCGCGAGGCCGTGCCGGGCATCGAGGTGGAGGCGGTGCTCGACGACGGGCCACCCGCCCGTGCCCTGGTCGACCGTGCCGTCGACGCGCCCCTGATCGTCCTGGGCCGGCAGGGGTCGGCGCGGCTGTCCGGCGTGCTCATGGGGTCCGTCGCCCTGGCGACGCTGCAGCACGCGCCCTGCCCGGTCGTGATCGTGCCCCGCACCAGCCCCGAGGAGGCGCCCACCGACCTCGTCGTCGTCGGTGTCGACGGGTCACGGCAGGCGCTGGGTGCCGTGGAGGCGGCCGGCCGGTACGCGGCGCGCACGGGCGCCCGCCTGCGGGTCGTCGCGTGCTGGCAGGGGCCGCTGCACGGCCGCTCCCTGGCCGACTGGGTCCGGGACCACCCCGACGTCTCGCCCGACGACGTGGCCCGGCGCGCGGCCGAGGACTCGCTCGAGCGCGCGCGGACCCTGCTGCGCGACCGGTACCCGGACGTGCAGGTCGAGACCCTGGTCGAGGAGGGTCCCGCAGCGCGCGTGCTCGCGCGCCACGCCGAGAAGGCGGACCTGCTGGTGGTCGGCACGCGCGGCCGCAGCGGGCTGGCGGGCCTCGTGCTCGGCTCCGTGAGCCAGTGGCTCGTGGCGCGGGCGGCGTGCCCGGTGCTGGTCTCGCGCACGGTGACGCAGTGACGGCCGACGGACCGGCCCCCCGGAGCGGGTAGCCTGGACGGCCGTGGCCACCACCGACTTCCCTGCCGAGATCCGCGAGCTGCGCTCCACGCTGGAGTCGATCCAGTCGGTGAGCGACCCCACCGCGCTGCGGGAGAAGATCGCCGTGCTCTCCGAGCAGGCGTCCGCCCCCGACCTGTGGGACGACCCCGACGCGGCGCAGAAGGTCACCAGCGCGCTGTCCTCGACGCAGTCCGAGCTCGACCGCGTCACCAGGCTCGGGGGGCGCATCGACGACCTGGAGACGCTCGTCGAGATGGCCGCGGAGGAGGACGACGCCGACACGCTCGCCGAGGCCGAGGCCGAGCTCGTCAAGATCCGCAAGGACCTCGGTGAGCTCGAGGTCCGCACGCTGCTGGCCGGCAAGTACGACATCCGCGACGCGGTCGTCACGATCCGCGCGGGTGCCGGCGGCGTCGACGCGGCGGACTTCGCCGAGATGCTCATGCGCATGTACCTGCGCTGGGCCGAGCGGCACGGGTACGCCACGTCCGTGCTCGACACGTCCTACGCCGAGGAGGCGGGGCTGAAGTCGGCGACGTTCGAGGTCAAGGCGCCCTACGCGTTCGGGCACCTGTCCGTCGAGGCCGGCACGCACCGTCTGGTCCGGATCTCCCCGTTCGACAACCAGGGTCGCCGGCAGACGTCCTTCGCCGCCGTCGAGGTGATCCCGCTCATCGAGCAGACCGACTCCATCGAGATCCCCGAGTCGGAGATCAAGGTCGACGTGTTCCGGTCCTCCGGGCCCGGCGGGCAGTCCGTCAACACCACCGACTCGGCCGTGCGCATGACCCACATCCCCACCGGGATCGTCGTGTCCATGCAGAACGAGAAGTCGCAGATCCAGAACCGTGCCGCCGCCCTGCGCGTCCTGCAGTCGCGCCTGCTCCTGCAGCGTCAGGAGGAGGAGCGGGCCGCGAAGAAGGAGATGGCGGGCGACATCAAGGCGTCGTGGGGCGACCAGATGCGCTCCTACGTGCTGCAGCC
This region includes:
- a CDS encoding LacI family DNA-binding transcriptional regulator, with translation MGRVTLQTVADVVGVSRMTVSNAFSRPDQLSATLRERILAAAAELGYAGPDPTARALARRSTGAVGAVMTDSLGEAFRDPAAAAFFGALAEELAPTGLSVSLIPAAGVGGHLHARDLPIDAAVVYACAGDTEAVGWLARRRLPLVFVDQEPLAGSTGIVLDDVGGGRAAVEHLVGLGHRDIAVLTMNSGLTAPAWRADPSADNPTQVARKRTAGALAALADAGLTGRVLEVPDNRATDTAAGVELLLADPQRPTGVVCFSDLMGATLVRAAQQAGLTVPRDLSVVGFDDSFLAQTVRPALTTLRQDFDAKGRLAAQALIDALAHARGDGPEPAPTTVVVPVELVVRGSTGPAPA
- a CDS encoding universal stress protein, which translates into the protein MTEHVVAGYDGSPEAVAAVRWAAGSAQRLGLPLQVVHVWGLAGQLDTPPTRAASAYVRDGAREVAEEGAQVAREAVPGIEVEAVLDDGPPARALVDRAVDAPLIVLGRQGSARLSGVLMGSVALATLQHAPCPVVIVPRTSPEEAPTDLVVVGVDGSRQALGAVEAAGRYAARTGARLRVVACWQGPLHGRSLADWVRDHPDVSPDDVARRAAEDSLERARTLLRDRYPDVQVETLVEEGPAARVLARHAEKADLLVVGTRGRSGLAGLVLGSVSQWLVARAACPVLVSRTVTQ
- the prfB gene encoding peptide chain release factor 2, with amino-acid sequence MATTDFPAEIRELRSTLESIQSVSDPTALREKIAVLSEQASAPDLWDDPDAAQKVTSALSSTQSELDRVTRLGGRIDDLETLVEMAAEEDDADTLAEAEAELVKIRKDLGELEVRTLLAGKYDIRDAVVTIRAGAGGVDAADFAEMLMRMYLRWAERHGYATSVLDTSYAEEAGLKSATFEVKAPYAFGHLSVEAGTHRLVRISPFDNQGRRQTSFAAVEVIPLIEQTDSIEIPESEIKVDVFRSSGPGGQSVNTTDSAVRMTHIPTGIVVSMQNEKSQIQNRAAALRVLQSRLLLQRQEEERAAKKEMAGDIKASWGDQMRSYVLQPYQMVKDLRTEHEVGNPAAVFDGDIDDFIEAGIRWRRGQQIADA